Proteins from a genomic interval of Motacilla alba alba isolate MOTALB_02 chromosome 11, Motacilla_alba_V1.0_pri, whole genome shotgun sequence:
- the OSGIN1 gene encoding oxidative stress-induced growth inhibitor 1 isoform X1 — MKPLSFWLLLSSPAAGCLLYLNSCPRAERGFQACSLVGSPDCTITFTKIPLLIRPAAKAGRFQSINASRWEDVSISDQTLKQEWAQDTACCDHRAGSPPYLASNSKHPRELLQRNGPSGICLSYLLSGYTPYFKRHSLHPHPILQRKLEEAPEVSVLDQDLEYLSEGLEGRSHSPVALLFDTLQRPDTDFGGTAESVLTWWHEPDRAIPHLVLGRNAPGGAWHSIEGSMVTLSKGEWMGLPDLPFKEWLKQKRRGLRNNRATAEDIAQYYQHYVLKKGLQKNFRSGTVVTSVRKVSAESISNHTQKDLQEDSDSIWNSNEKSEQVFQVDGFFKTMEGDKEPFSIYAENVVLATGTYDNPTWLGVKGENLSYVHHQLSALEEAVKNNSVGIMTDPVLIVGAGLTAADAILFAHQCNIPVIHVFRRRVTDPGLIFNQLPKTVYPEYHKVHQMMKEQTAACAGPYEHYISLPEHHVLSFGKDKKCIFQDKNGCQKAYKISMALVLTGSNPNLSFLPNDGIDLALDSEQPVNPKRNPIDVDPFTYECTQEKGLYALGPLAGDNFVRFVQGGALAVASSLLKKANKNPP, encoded by the exons CAGGTAGATTCCAGAGCATAAATGCTTCCAGATGGGAAGATGTATCCATTAGTGACCAGACCCTCAAACAGGAGTGGGCTCAAGACACTGCCTGTTGTGATCATAG AGCTGGCTCCCCTCCTTATCTGGCATCCAATTCAAAGCACCCGAGGGAGCTGCTCCAAA GGAATGGACCTTCAGGAATCTGTCTCTCATATTTGCTGTCAGGTTACACTCCTTACTTCAAAAGACACTCTCTTCATCCTCATCCTATTCTTCAGAGAAAACTGGAAGAGGCACCAGAAGTCTCTGTTTTGGACCAG GATCTGGAGTATCTGTCTGAAGGCTTGGAGGGACGatcccacagccctgtggcTCTTCTGTTTGATACTCTGCAGCGGCCCGACACAGACTTTGGTGGGACAGCAGAATCTGTGCTCACCTGGTGGCATGAGCCTGACAGAGCCATCCCTCACCTGGTCCTTGGCAGAAACGCTCCTGGAGGTGCCTGGCAC TCTATAGAGGGCTCCATGGTTACCCTGAGCAAAGGGGAATGGATGGGACTCCCAGATCTCCCTTTCAAAGAATGGTTAAAGCAAAAGAGAAG AGGCCTCAGAAACAATAGAGCCACAGCAGAGGACATTGCTCAATATTACCAACACTATGTGCTGAAGAAAGGACTGCAGAAGAATTTCAGATCTGGCACTGTTGTGACCTCTGTGAGGAAAGTGAGTGCAGAGAGCATCTCCAACCACACGCAGAAAGATCTGCAGGAGGACAGTGACTCAATCTGGAACTCCAATGAAAAAAGTGAACAGGTCTTTCAGGTGGATGGATTTTTCAAAACTATGGAAGGTGATAAAGAGCCCTTCTCCATCTATGCAGAGAATGTGGTCTTGGCTACAGGAACATATGACAATCCTACCTGGCTTGGGGTCAAGGGAGAAAACCTTTCCTATGTCCACCACCAGCTGTCTGCCCTAGAAGAAGCAGTGAAGAACAACAGTGTTGGCATCATGACAGACCCAGTCTTGATTGTAGGTGCTGGTCTGACAGCTGCTGATGCAATTCTCTTTGCTCACCAGTGCAATATTCCAGTAATCCACGTTTTTCGGAGGCGAGTCACTGATCCTGGCCTTATTTTTAACCAGCTCCCCAAAACAGTGTACCCTGAATACCACAAAGTCCACCAGATGATGAAAGAGCAgacagctgcctgtgctgggccctACGAGCACTACATCAGCCTCCCTGAACATCACGTTCTCTCCTTTGGCAAGGACAAGAAATGCATCTTTCAAGACAAAAACGGCTGTCAGAAAGCTTATAAAATTTCCATGGCTCTTGTTCTAACTGGCTCAAACCCCAACCTCTCCTTTCTGCCTAATGATGGCATTGACTTGGCATTGGACAGTGAGCAGCCAGTCAATCCAAAGAGGAATCCCATAGATGTTGATCCATTCACCTATGAATGCACTCAGGAGAAAGGGCTCTATGCCCTGGGACCTCTAGCAGGAGATAACTTTGTACGCTTTGTGCAGGGAGGGGCTCTGGCTGTTGCCAGCTCTCTGTTAAAGAAAGCCAACAAAAATCCCCcctaa
- the OSGIN1 gene encoding oxidative stress-induced growth inhibitor 1 isoform X3 — MLPDGKMYPLVTRPSNRSGLKTLPVVIIGNGPSGICLSYLLSGYTPYFKRHSLHPHPILQRKLEEAPEVSVLDQDLEYLSEGLEGRSHSPVALLFDTLQRPDTDFGGTAESVLTWWHEPDRAIPHLVLGRNAPGGAWHSIEGSMVTLSKGEWMGLPDLPFKEWLKQKRRGLRNNRATAEDIAQYYQHYVLKKGLQKNFRSGTVVTSVRKVSAESISNHTQKDLQEDSDSIWNSNEKSEQVFQVDGFFKTMEGDKEPFSIYAENVVLATGTYDNPTWLGVKGENLSYVHHQLSALEEAVKNNSVGIMTDPVLIVGAGLTAADAILFAHQCNIPVIHVFRRRVTDPGLIFNQLPKTVYPEYHKVHQMMKEQTAACAGPYEHYISLPEHHVLSFGKDKKCIFQDKNGCQKAYKISMALVLTGSNPNLSFLPNDGIDLALDSEQPVNPKRNPIDVDPFTYECTQEKGLYALGPLAGDNFVRFVQGGALAVASSLLKKANKNPP; from the exons ATGCTTCCAGATGGGAAGATGTATCCATTAGTGACCAGACCCTCAAACAGGAGTGGGCTCAAGACACTGCCTGTTGTGATCATAG GGAATGGACCTTCAGGAATCTGTCTCTCATATTTGCTGTCAGGTTACACTCCTTACTTCAAAAGACACTCTCTTCATCCTCATCCTATTCTTCAGAGAAAACTGGAAGAGGCACCAGAAGTCTCTGTTTTGGACCAG GATCTGGAGTATCTGTCTGAAGGCTTGGAGGGACGatcccacagccctgtggcTCTTCTGTTTGATACTCTGCAGCGGCCCGACACAGACTTTGGTGGGACAGCAGAATCTGTGCTCACCTGGTGGCATGAGCCTGACAGAGCCATCCCTCACCTGGTCCTTGGCAGAAACGCTCCTGGAGGTGCCTGGCAC TCTATAGAGGGCTCCATGGTTACCCTGAGCAAAGGGGAATGGATGGGACTCCCAGATCTCCCTTTCAAAGAATGGTTAAAGCAAAAGAGAAG AGGCCTCAGAAACAATAGAGCCACAGCAGAGGACATTGCTCAATATTACCAACACTATGTGCTGAAGAAAGGACTGCAGAAGAATTTCAGATCTGGCACTGTTGTGACCTCTGTGAGGAAAGTGAGTGCAGAGAGCATCTCCAACCACACGCAGAAAGATCTGCAGGAGGACAGTGACTCAATCTGGAACTCCAATGAAAAAAGTGAACAGGTCTTTCAGGTGGATGGATTTTTCAAAACTATGGAAGGTGATAAAGAGCCCTTCTCCATCTATGCAGAGAATGTGGTCTTGGCTACAGGAACATATGACAATCCTACCTGGCTTGGGGTCAAGGGAGAAAACCTTTCCTATGTCCACCACCAGCTGTCTGCCCTAGAAGAAGCAGTGAAGAACAACAGTGTTGGCATCATGACAGACCCAGTCTTGATTGTAGGTGCTGGTCTGACAGCTGCTGATGCAATTCTCTTTGCTCACCAGTGCAATATTCCAGTAATCCACGTTTTTCGGAGGCGAGTCACTGATCCTGGCCTTATTTTTAACCAGCTCCCCAAAACAGTGTACCCTGAATACCACAAAGTCCACCAGATGATGAAAGAGCAgacagctgcctgtgctgggccctACGAGCACTACATCAGCCTCCCTGAACATCACGTTCTCTCCTTTGGCAAGGACAAGAAATGCATCTTTCAAGACAAAAACGGCTGTCAGAAAGCTTATAAAATTTCCATGGCTCTTGTTCTAACTGGCTCAAACCCCAACCTCTCCTTTCTGCCTAATGATGGCATTGACTTGGCATTGGACAGTGAGCAGCCAGTCAATCCAAAGAGGAATCCCATAGATGTTGATCCATTCACCTATGAATGCACTCAGGAGAAAGGGCTCTATGCCCTGGGACCTCTAGCAGGAGATAACTTTGTACGCTTTGTGCAGGGAGGGGCTCTGGCTGTTGCCAGCTCTCTGTTAAAGAAAGCCAACAAAAATCCCCcctaa
- the OSGIN1 gene encoding oxidative stress-induced growth inhibitor 1 isoform X2 — MKPLSFWLLLSSPAAGCLLYLNSCPRAERGFQACSLVGSPDCTITFTKIPLLIRPAAKGRFQSINASRWEDVSISDQTLKQEWAQDTACCDHRAGSPPYLASNSKHPRELLQRNGPSGICLSYLLSGYTPYFKRHSLHPHPILQRKLEEAPEVSVLDQDLEYLSEGLEGRSHSPVALLFDTLQRPDTDFGGTAESVLTWWHEPDRAIPHLVLGRNAPGGAWHSIEGSMVTLSKGEWMGLPDLPFKEWLKQKRRGLRNNRATAEDIAQYYQHYVLKKGLQKNFRSGTVVTSVRKVSAESISNHTQKDLQEDSDSIWNSNEKSEQVFQVDGFFKTMEGDKEPFSIYAENVVLATGTYDNPTWLGVKGENLSYVHHQLSALEEAVKNNSVGIMTDPVLIVGAGLTAADAILFAHQCNIPVIHVFRRRVTDPGLIFNQLPKTVYPEYHKVHQMMKEQTAACAGPYEHYISLPEHHVLSFGKDKKCIFQDKNGCQKAYKISMALVLTGSNPNLSFLPNDGIDLALDSEQPVNPKRNPIDVDPFTYECTQEKGLYALGPLAGDNFVRFVQGGALAVASSLLKKANKNPP; from the exons GTAGATTCCAGAGCATAAATGCTTCCAGATGGGAAGATGTATCCATTAGTGACCAGACCCTCAAACAGGAGTGGGCTCAAGACACTGCCTGTTGTGATCATAG AGCTGGCTCCCCTCCTTATCTGGCATCCAATTCAAAGCACCCGAGGGAGCTGCTCCAAA GGAATGGACCTTCAGGAATCTGTCTCTCATATTTGCTGTCAGGTTACACTCCTTACTTCAAAAGACACTCTCTTCATCCTCATCCTATTCTTCAGAGAAAACTGGAAGAGGCACCAGAAGTCTCTGTTTTGGACCAG GATCTGGAGTATCTGTCTGAAGGCTTGGAGGGACGatcccacagccctgtggcTCTTCTGTTTGATACTCTGCAGCGGCCCGACACAGACTTTGGTGGGACAGCAGAATCTGTGCTCACCTGGTGGCATGAGCCTGACAGAGCCATCCCTCACCTGGTCCTTGGCAGAAACGCTCCTGGAGGTGCCTGGCAC TCTATAGAGGGCTCCATGGTTACCCTGAGCAAAGGGGAATGGATGGGACTCCCAGATCTCCCTTTCAAAGAATGGTTAAAGCAAAAGAGAAG AGGCCTCAGAAACAATAGAGCCACAGCAGAGGACATTGCTCAATATTACCAACACTATGTGCTGAAGAAAGGACTGCAGAAGAATTTCAGATCTGGCACTGTTGTGACCTCTGTGAGGAAAGTGAGTGCAGAGAGCATCTCCAACCACACGCAGAAAGATCTGCAGGAGGACAGTGACTCAATCTGGAACTCCAATGAAAAAAGTGAACAGGTCTTTCAGGTGGATGGATTTTTCAAAACTATGGAAGGTGATAAAGAGCCCTTCTCCATCTATGCAGAGAATGTGGTCTTGGCTACAGGAACATATGACAATCCTACCTGGCTTGGGGTCAAGGGAGAAAACCTTTCCTATGTCCACCACCAGCTGTCTGCCCTAGAAGAAGCAGTGAAGAACAACAGTGTTGGCATCATGACAGACCCAGTCTTGATTGTAGGTGCTGGTCTGACAGCTGCTGATGCAATTCTCTTTGCTCACCAGTGCAATATTCCAGTAATCCACGTTTTTCGGAGGCGAGTCACTGATCCTGGCCTTATTTTTAACCAGCTCCCCAAAACAGTGTACCCTGAATACCACAAAGTCCACCAGATGATGAAAGAGCAgacagctgcctgtgctgggccctACGAGCACTACATCAGCCTCCCTGAACATCACGTTCTCTCCTTTGGCAAGGACAAGAAATGCATCTTTCAAGACAAAAACGGCTGTCAGAAAGCTTATAAAATTTCCATGGCTCTTGTTCTAACTGGCTCAAACCCCAACCTCTCCTTTCTGCCTAATGATGGCATTGACTTGGCATTGGACAGTGAGCAGCCAGTCAATCCAAAGAGGAATCCCATAGATGTTGATCCATTCACCTATGAATGCACTCAGGAGAAAGGGCTCTATGCCCTGGGACCTCTAGCAGGAGATAACTTTGTACGCTTTGTGCAGGGAGGGGCTCTGGCTGTTGCCAGCTCTCTGTTAAAGAAAGCCAACAAAAATCCCCcctaa